Genomic segment of Salvia hispanica cultivar TCC Black 2014 chromosome 2, UniMelb_Shisp_WGS_1.0, whole genome shotgun sequence:
TGTTGTAAGATACATTGAAATACTCCAAGAATTTGAGATCTTGTAATGATTTGGGAATCGATCCAGTAAAACTGTTATTAGATAAATCTAGTTTTGTCAGACCTTTCATATTTCCCAGCGATTGAGGGATGGATCCTCCAAATTTATTGTTTGACAAAATGAGATTTTCTAATGATTGGCAATGGTCGATGGAGCTGGGAATATCACCGGAAAATAGATTAAAGGAGAAATCCATTTCGTTGATTACCTTCAAGTTTCCAATCTGAGATGAGATCTGACCACTCAAATAGTTTGAGGACAAGTTTAATCCCCCGAGATCTTCAAGATTCCAGAAATTGGGAGGTATGGCGGAATTCAACTTGTTTGAGTCAAATTCAACCACTCTTAGACTATGCATTACACCCAAACATTCTGGTATTGGACCTTCGAGCTTGTTGTAGCTCAAGTACAGCTCTGCCAAACCACTCATCTGACAAAGCTCTACGGGGATAGATCCTTGCAACTTATTAGAAACAAGGGCTAATCTCCCAAGATTCTTCAAATTTCCAATCGTAGCCGGAATTGATCCATTCAGCTGATTGCCAAATAGATTTAGTTCTATCAAATTGGACAAGTTTCCTACTTGAGAAGGAATGACACCTCTAATACTTGTGTTTTGCGCCAAGAAAAACTCAAGAGATTGGGATAGATTTGCAATGGAATTTGGTAGAACACCACCCGATAGTGGATTGTTTAATATTTGAAGAACCTGGAGATACTGAGAAttagttaatgaagagagaaattcCATTTCCTGGGTTGCGCTCAAGTTATTTTCGCTGAGTACAAACAAGGTTAAGAACCTTAAACTAGCGAAACTGGGAATGGGGCCGGTGAATGAATTTTGTTGCAATATCAATTCACTAAGCTGAGAAGCATTATTGATAGATGCAGGAATGGGGCCGCTGAGTTTGTTGGCATGTAAAGCGAGGCGTCTGAGATTGAGAAGTGAATCGCCCATGTTTAAAGGAAGAGTGCTCGAAAATTGGTTCGTTTGAAGGCTTAATGCTTGCAAGGTTGATATATTGAAGATGGCATGTGGGATAGCACCGGATAAAGAATTATTGCCCGAAATGAGAAAACGTAGGGATGCCAAATTAGAAAGCTCTTCTGGCAATTCACCTgccataaatattttttggtgaTCGCTCATCTCACACCAAAGAATTGGCCTTCTAGTCATATATTGTACATTTAATAGCACAAAGCAAAAGTTTAGGTTAAGTgaattgtaattaaaaaaaaatagaaaactaatactccatatatgtTGATAAAAGAAGGAAACTGTTGTGACAGAATTGAGTAATTGTGTAATCAAGAAAACGTAAAGAGACATAGATTTATATGGGTCACCAACGTTGTGTCGGATTACTGAGTTATGCGCCctacttctatataaataggGATACAGACTACGGGCTAGGCCCAATAAGACAATTAAGGCCTAAGACAATAAGACAATTAAACCTCGCTTGGCTAGCGGCAAACAACATATTCAAAGCATACtaacagaaattaaattcataaaacaaGACCGCCTTTTATTAAGccaagattattttttctggGTTCAATCAAAGTTGAGTTAGAAAACATGCCTGTCAAGTGATTAGACTCTAGGTACAGCGCTGTTAGAGAAGTGAGGTTCCCAATTTGCTTTGGTATTCTACCtgaaatcatcaaatttaatcACCAATCGATATCCATGAATTGgcaatcaaattttatcaagTAAACGAAAAGAAGAATTAATTGCAAGATGATATACCTTTGAATTGGTTTCTCCATAGGTACAAAGCTCTGAGCATCGTCAAACTTCCAATTTCACTCGGGATTTCTCCGCTGAAATTATTGACTTGCAATTGCAGGACCCTAAGCTCTTTGCATTTGCCTATATTCCTGGGAATTTCACCGTCAAGTTGGTTCCAATAGACGGTGAGTCCTCTTAATCTTGGAGTATTACTGCATATGTTGTTTGGGAGCTTTCCTGAAAGCATATTATATCCAATATTGACTGTGATCAACGAAGAAATGTTGAAGATAGTATACGGTATGGACCCACTCAACTGATTACTTTCTAAAGTAACTCCTTTTAGTGAAGAAAGGTCACCAATCTCTGGTGGGATGTTTCCATCGAGATTATTGAAGCTCATATTCAAACGTTGAAGCCtcgaaatattaaataaagaagaaggGATTCTTCCTGAGAAGCTGTTGTTGGACAAATTCATGTGTTGTAGCTGGGATAAGGCTCCGAACCACGATGGTATCTCTCCAGAGAAGTTGTTAGCTGCAACGTTTATCTGTTCTAAACGGCGCAGCTTAGACAGTTGAGGCGGTAAGACGCCTGTGAAACTGTTGAAGCTGATGTCTAAAACTTGAAGAAACGATAAGTTTCCAAGATGTGGAGGGATCGTACCATGGAGCTCAAAGGTGGAGAGGTTTAGAGCGGTAACCCTTTGGTGTTTGGTGCCACAAGAGACACCAATCCATCCACAAATGGGAGTGTGAATTGACCAATTTTTGTGCAAGATTGCATTAGGGTCGGAAACAATGGAGTTTTTTAAGACTGTGAGAGCGTATTCATCGGTGGTGAGATTGAAGAGTGGTGTGGAAGAGATGAGGGAAAAGTAGTTTGATATCAACATTAAAACACCAACATAAAACAAGTAAATCTCCATGGATGGTTTCATGTACTAGTTCTATTTGGTATAACAATTGTGGGTATGTAAATGAATggtttatactccatatatataagGAGAGGTTCAAATTAATTTCGACTATTACTATCTCAAAATTCCAAAAACTCAAACCAATTTATAATCTGTTGTGAAGTCAAGGTCGTGGAGTGTAAATCATACGAAATGAAAGCAAGAATTATGTATGGCAGTAGAAACTTTTAGCTTGCgatcaatataaataaataaattatttagagaaacatttaaattaaaatccattCATGAAAAGCTGTATTTCAGTTTACGTAACATATGGGAAAATTGGGGACCGATATTGTCCGAAGGTTCAATTGTCAAATCAAATTACTATCACCAAACAGTTGTGTTTGAATACTTCAAATATTCAGGAAAagttatacatataaaatttgtaaagtacaaataatattcataaatagtCCGATAATAGTATACTTTCTATGTCCCAAGATAGTTGAGTcgttatttttttcacttattttttaaaaaaataataataaatagtaaaagtgaaaaaagaatagattaagatagaaaataatgtagagaaaagtCATCtacacattattttttctcttactttactatccttccattttaatttttcatcattatttatcaaaacgggtgcaaaaaagaaatgactcaactaccttgtagcggaggaagtagtataatactatagtgaaaaagtttcaaaaatgaaaaagaactAATTTTAAGgtactaattaaaatgaaaaaaaaaatattatttttagagACATAAGTGATGTCTAGTttgatatacaaaataatcatgagatGTGGTCTATGATTGAGTTgcgagattattttagttggaggagagtgactatgactaattatcatatgattatttGTCTAAGCTTATATTGTAAATTTCATAAACTAAATGCAATatagtacatatttaatctcgagatataattttacaaaacaaaGAGTTGTAAACTGAACAACATCAAAGAGTATAAAATACTCTTAATACACTTGCCAAATAAAAGTAAACACCGTCTTATGTATATGTAGagttaataatatattgagtATAAGATATGTTGTGGGTAATGTGTATAAATATCagtaatagattttttttttaaagtatctaaattgaaattgaactCTTTCCTAGGAGACGAAGAATAGTCTGCCATCTAAGAAACACGTGATATCGAAATGTGGGATATTTTAGACTAATGTTAAAGTTTGTGGGAATATGACATATACCTATATTCGTGGTCTATAAATaccaatatttataatttagtttagtttcttttttatagTCCGAGATAGTTTGTGAAATAGTAATGTTCTTATGACTAAAATGATTATTGTTACgaatataaaatgattattgttcttatgactaaaatgattattgttatgatatcaaataattatttgatcatgtttcaATACTTTGACCCTAAACCACCCTAAACCCTCATAAACCTATCACAAATATAGGAGATCAATTTTGAACCCAGCATAAAATGTCTGCCTTTGCCCATATCCTCAACTTTCCATTTGGAAAACACATATGCCACACAATTCTCGCAAATCTTTGgttttttattctcaatcgTGACACAAAAAAGATTTTTTGAGCAAATATAAGAGATTGATTTTGAACTTTagtctttttaaaataattgaaaaaagataaatattactactcccatacaaattcaaacttgTTACTTACAAAGTAACAATGTCCAAGTATATATAAGCTGTTTTTGGAACGAAATTTACGAACTTGGACTatcataaatataagaaaattgaagaccacgaaatattaaaataaataaatcttagTAAATGACagtttacttttgtttttttcaatttaagaaatataatgaaattataaatagcaCAAAATTAGAGCTAAAATTGTAGTCAAAGAAATCATAATTTCCTACGGTAACCATTTTCAAACGATTCATTTCAAATTCCCAACTATATAAAAACCCCATTTTTCACTCAGCTTCCTACTCTCTACAATGGCGGAGAATCAAGAACAACTGAAGCCAAAGGAGAGGCAAATCCCGGTTTTCACAGTCATAAAGAACGACTGCATACTGAAGAATATCTTCGTTTTGGATAATCCTCCTCcgatttcttcatcttcttcgggggAAATTTCCGGTCAGAAATCGGAAATTGAAGAGGTATTGCTGGTGGGGAGGCACCCCGATTGCAATATCAAGCTAGAGCACCCGAGTATCAGCAGATTCCATCTCCGCATTCACTCGAAGCCTGATTCTCGATCTCTTTTCGTCACCGATTTATCATCGAGTAAACCTCCACTGCGTGTTTTGGTGTTTGAAACTGATTAAATCTGTTTGTGTAATTTGGTGGTATTGAGTTTTTGCTCACTTGTTTAGAAACTCTTTAGTTGAATTGAAACATTTTGATCACAATGCTCTGTTTTTGGGGGGAAAATT
This window contains:
- the LOC125204915 gene encoding receptor kinase-like protein Xa21 isoform X1 — its product is MSLYVFLITQLLNSVTTVSFFYQHIWSISFLFFFNYNSLNLNFCFVLLNVQYMTRRPILWCEMSDHQKIFMAGELPEELSNLASLRFLISGNNSLSGAIPHAIFNISTLQALSLQTNQFSSTLPLNMGDSLLNLRRLALHANKLSGPIPASINNASQLSELILQQNSFTGPIPSFASLRFLTLFVLSENNLSATQEMEFLSSLTNSQYLQVLQILNNPLSGGVLPNSIANLSQSLEFFLAQNTSIRGVIPSQVGNLSNLIELNLFGNQLNGSIPATIGNLKNLGRLALVSNKLQGSIPVELCQMSGLAELYLSYNKLEGPIPECLGVMHSLRVVEFDSNKLNSAIPPNFWNLEDLGGLNLSSNYLSGQISSQIGNLKVINEMDFSFNLFSGDIPSSIDHCQSLENLILSNNKFGGSIPQSLGNMKGLTKLDLSNNSFTGSIPKSLQDLKFLEYFNVSYNRLEGEIPNGGHFSNFTALSFVHNSALCGEARLEVPPCAQVEGGAKSKSVDRLMKYILPPLFSAMVVVIIVVILIRRHKLVQGRIPDNTLLGNSWRIISYIELLRATDSFSETNLLGRGSFGSVFKGIFDDGLNFAVKVFNIELEGGNKSFETESRILSTIRHRNLVRVIGCCTNMEFKALILPFMSNGSLEKWLYSDNYCVDILQLLNISIDVALALEYLHHGNTFPIVHCDIKPSNVLLDEDMTARIADFGIAKLFDAGEVIIHTKTLATIGYAAPEYGSQGKVSTSADVYSFGIMLLEMFTRKKPTNDMFGGEMSLKEWVSEALEATEIYQIAAHALLSEEDRQFDMKVNWMKSVFELAMKCLVILPDERIDMVEAAAALKKIKAKVETASRK
- the LOC125204915 gene encoding receptor kinase-like protein Xa21 isoform X2, which codes for MSLYVFLITQLLNSVTTVSFFYQHIWSISFLFFFNYNSLNLNFCFVLLNVQYMTRRPILWCEMSDHQKIFMAGELPEELSNLASLRFLISGNNSLSGAIPHAIFNISTLQALSLQTNQFSSTLPLNMGDSLLNLRRLALHANKLSGPIPASINNASQLSELILQQNSFTGPIPSFASLRFLTLFVLSENNLSATQEMEFLSSLTNSQYLQVLQILNNPLSGGVLPNSIANLSQSLEFFLAQNTSIRGVIPSQVGNLSNLIELNLFGNQLNGSIPATIGNLKNLGRLALVSNKLQGSIPVELCQMSGLAELYLSYNKLEGPIPECLGVMHSLRVVEFDSNKLNSAIPPNFWNLEDLGGLNLSSNYLSGQISSQIGNLKVINEMDFSFNLFSGDIPSSIDHCQSLENLILSNNKFGGSIPQSLGNMKGLTKLDLSNNSFTGSIPKSLQDLKFLEYFNVSYNRLEGEIPNGGHFSNFTALSFVHNSALCGEARLEVPPCAQVEGGAKSKSVDRLMKYILPPLFSAMVVVIIVVILIRRHKLVQGRIPDNTLLGNSWRIISYIELLRATDSFSETNLLGRGSFGSVFKGIFDDGLNFAVKVFNIELEGGNKSFETESRILSTIRHRNLVRVIGCCTNMEFKALILPFMSNGSLEKWLYSDNYCVDILQLLNISIDVALALEYLHHGEVIIHTKTLATIGYAAPEYGSQGKVSTSADVYSFGIMLLEMFTRKKPTNDMFGGEMSLKEWVSEALEATEIYQIAAHALLSEEDRQFDMKVNWMKSVFELAMKCLVILPDERIDMVEAAAALKKIKAKVETASRK
- the LOC125206712 gene encoding FHA domain-containing protein PS1-like; amino-acid sequence: MAENQEQLKPKERQIPVFTVIKNDCILKNIFVLDNPPPISSSSSGEISGQKSEIEEVLLVGRHPDCNIKLEHPSISRFHLRIHSKPDSRSLFVTDLSSIHGTCISGKRIEPGVTMELVPGDTLKLGESSRLYRLDWVPISFAYEVNDPFVPQLDALDIVDEDTQGADQAA